One Microplitis demolitor isolate Queensland-Clemson2020A chromosome 2, iyMicDemo2.1a, whole genome shotgun sequence DNA segment encodes these proteins:
- the LOC103579083 gene encoding uncharacterized protein LOC103579083: MFYKIIKCSKIIIRIFLLFRMSGMRERTHAIRTKEDRDKFADIARQCREKRDINAVTDQLVKLSLDSSKNRYDPSQKASCSYKSSK, from the exons ATGTTTTATAAGATTATTAAGTGttcaaaaatcataattaggatttttcttttattcagAATGAGTGGTATGAGAGAACGCACCCACGCTATACGGACCAAAGAAGATAGGGATAA ATTCGCGGACATTGCCCGTCAATGTAGAGAAAAAAGAGATATCAATGCAGTCACAGACCAGCTGGTGAAGCTGAGTCTGGACTCATCGAAAAATCGTTACGACCCGTCCCAAAAGGCGTCATGCTCTTACAAATCTTCTAAATAG